The proteins below come from a single Mycolicibacterium sp. TY81 genomic window:
- the groL gene encoding chaperonin GroEL (60 kDa chaperone family; promotes refolding of misfolded polypeptides especially under stressful conditions; forms two stacked rings of heptamers to form a barrel-shaped 14mer; ends can be capped by GroES; misfolded proteins enter the barrel where they are refolded when GroES binds) produces the protein MAKTIAYDEEARRGLERGLNSLADAVKVTLGPKGRNVVLEKKWGAPTITNDGVSIAKEIELEDPYEKIGAELVKEVAKKTDDVAGDGTTTATVLAQALVREGLRNVAAGANPLGLKRGIEKAVEAVTKGLLASAKEVETKEQIAATAGISAGDQSIGDLIAEAMDKVGNEGVITVEESNTFGLQLELTEGMRFDKGYISGYFVTDAERQEAVLEDPFILLVSSKISTVKDLLPLLEKVIQSGKPLLIIAEDVEGEALSTLVVNKIRGTFKSIAVKAPGFGDRRKAMLQDMAILTGGQVISEEVGLSLETADITLLGKARKVVVTKDETTIVEGAGDADAIAGRVAQIRSEIENSDSDYDREKLQERLAKLAGGVAVIKAGAATEVELKERKHRIEDAVRNAKAAVEEGIVAGGGVALLQSAPALDELKLEGDEATGANIVRVALSAPLKQIAFNGGLEPGVVAEKVSNLPSGHGLNAATNVYEDLLAAGVADPVKVTRSALQNAASIAALFLTTEAVVADKPEKAAAPAGDPTGGMGGMDF, from the coding sequence ATGGCCAAGACAATTGCGTATGACGAAGAGGCCCGCCGTGGCCTCGAGCGGGGCCTGAACAGCCTCGCCGACGCCGTGAAGGTGACGCTGGGCCCCAAGGGTCGCAACGTCGTCCTGGAGAAGAAGTGGGGCGCCCCCACGATCACCAACGATGGTGTGTCCATCGCCAAGGAGATCGAGCTGGAGGACCCGTACGAGAAGATCGGCGCTGAGCTGGTCAAGGAAGTTGCCAAGAAGACGGACGACGTCGCTGGCGACGGCACCACCACCGCCACCGTGCTGGCCCAGGCCCTGGTTCGCGAAGGCCTGCGCAACGTCGCTGCCGGCGCCAACCCGCTCGGCCTGAAGCGCGGCATCGAGAAGGCCGTCGAGGCTGTCACCAAGGGCCTGCTGGCTTCCGCCAAGGAGGTCGAGACCAAGGAGCAGATCGCTGCCACCGCCGGGATCTCGGCCGGTGACCAGTCCATCGGCGACCTGATCGCCGAGGCCATGGACAAGGTCGGCAACGAGGGTGTCATCACCGTCGAGGAGAGCAACACCTTCGGCCTGCAGCTGGAGCTCACCGAGGGTATGCGCTTCGACAAGGGCTACATCTCGGGTTACTTCGTGACCGACGCCGAGCGTCAGGAAGCGGTCCTCGAGGACCCGTTCATCCTGCTGGTCAGCTCGAAGATCTCGACCGTCAAGGACCTGCTGCCGCTGCTGGAGAAGGTCATCCAGTCGGGCAAGCCGCTGCTGATCATCGCCGAGGACGTCGAGGGCGAAGCCCTGTCGACCCTGGTCGTCAACAAGATCCGTGGCACCTTCAAGTCCATCGCCGTCAAGGCCCCGGGCTTCGGTGACCGTCGCAAGGCGATGCTGCAGGACATGGCGATCCTCACCGGTGGCCAGGTCATCAGCGAAGAGGTCGGCCTGTCCCTCGAGACCGCCGACATCACCCTGCTGGGCAAGGCCCGCAAGGTCGTCGTGACCAAGGATGAGACCACCATCGTCGAGGGTGCCGGCGACGCCGACGCCATCGCCGGCCGCGTGGCCCAGATCCGCAGCGAGATCGAGAACAGCGACTCCGACTACGACCGCGAGAAGCTGCAGGAGCGCCTGGCCAAGCTGGCCGGTGGCGTTGCCGTCATCAAGGCCGGCGCTGCCACCGAGGTGGAGCTCAAGGAGCGCAAGCACCGCATCGAGGACGCCGTTCGCAACGCGAAGGCCGCCGTCGAAGAGGGCATCGTCGCCGGTGGTGGCGTGGCCCTGCTGCAGTCGGCTCCGGCTCTCGACGAGCTGAAGCTCGAGGGTGACGAGGCCACCGGTGCCAACATCGTGCGTGTCGCCCTGTCGGCTCCGCTGAAGCAGATCGCCTTCAACGGTGGTCTGGAGCCGGGCGTCGTCGCCGAGAAGGTGTCGAACCTGCCCTCGGGTCACGGCCTGAACGCCGCGACCAACGTCTACGAGGACCTGCTGGCCGCCGGCGTTGCCGACCCGGTCAAGGTCACCCGCTCGGCGCTGCAGAACGCGGCGTCCATCGCGGCGCTGTTCCTCACCACCGAGGCCGTCGTCGCCGACAAGCCGGAGAAGGCCGCGGCTCCCGCCGGCGACCCGACCGGTGGCATGGGCGGTATGGACTTCTAA
- a CDS encoding LLM class F420-dependent oxidoreductase: MKFGISTFVDDDSIDPVSLARAIEERGFASLIVAEHSHIPASRETPYPNGGELPPWYYNTLDPFVTLAAAAAVTSTIELFTGIALLIQRDPIHTAKEAASIDLISGGRFIFGVGAGWNLEEMRDHGTDPKTRGARLDESIEAITALWTTEPAEYHGKFVNFDASYCRPKPVRKPHPPIYVGGNSDATVKRVLRHRAGWISNPFPRDVLVERTAQLRSGADYDVPLAMFGAPLKPDYWRTAEDLGFGQLGLFLPSVGKDESLRLLDDYAAQVAQYRSAS, translated from the coding sequence ATGAAGTTCGGGATCTCGACCTTCGTCGATGACGACAGTATTGATCCGGTTTCGCTGGCCCGCGCGATCGAAGAGCGCGGCTTCGCGTCGCTCATCGTCGCCGAGCACAGTCACATTCCCGCGAGCCGTGAGACGCCGTATCCGAACGGTGGAGAGCTGCCGCCCTGGTACTACAACACGCTCGACCCGTTCGTGACGCTTGCCGCCGCGGCGGCGGTGACGTCGACCATCGAGCTGTTCACCGGCATCGCCCTGCTCATCCAGCGGGATCCGATCCACACGGCCAAAGAGGCCGCCAGCATCGATCTCATCTCCGGTGGCCGGTTCATCTTCGGCGTCGGTGCCGGCTGGAATCTGGAGGAGATGCGGGACCACGGCACCGATCCGAAAACCCGGGGTGCCCGGCTGGACGAGAGCATCGAAGCCATCACGGCGCTGTGGACCACCGAGCCCGCCGAATATCACGGCAAATTCGTCAACTTCGACGCGTCGTACTGCCGGCCCAAGCCGGTCCGGAAACCGCATCCCCCCATCTATGTCGGCGGCAACTCCGATGCCACCGTCAAGCGGGTGCTGCGTCACCGTGCGGGCTGGATTTCGAATCCTTTCCCCAGGGACGTGCTGGTGGAACGAACGGCGCAGTTGCGCTCGGGCGCGGACTACGACGTGCCACTCGCGATGTTCGGTGCACCCCTGAAACCGGACTACTGGCGTACCGCTGAAGACCTCGGCTTCGGCCAGCTCGGGTTGTTCCTGCCGTCGGTCGGCAAGGACGAATCGCTGCGCCTGCTCGACGATTACGCGGCGCAGGTGGCGCAGTACCGGTCGGCGTCCTGA
- a CDS encoding TetR/AcrR family transcriptional regulator: MCKPKRPLRADAARNRARVLEVAYQTFAEEGLSVPIDEIARRAGVGAGTVYRHFPTKDDLYRAVIEDRLEVVMGAGRACLASDAPGEALFDFLRSMVRWGETDQGLVDALAGLGIDVNALVPDVEEEFLALLGQLLAAAQGAGAVRADVTPSDVKTLLVAANAAQRYSADAADRVVELMMDGLRPRQ, encoded by the coding sequence ATCTGCAAACCGAAGAGGCCATTGCGGGCCGACGCGGCCCGGAACCGCGCTCGCGTGCTGGAAGTCGCCTACCAAACCTTCGCCGAAGAGGGCCTTTCGGTGCCCATCGACGAGATCGCCCGGCGGGCCGGCGTCGGCGCCGGCACCGTCTACCGGCACTTCCCGACCAAGGACGATCTCTACCGCGCGGTGATCGAGGATCGGCTGGAAGTCGTCATGGGCGCCGGCCGGGCGTGTTTGGCGTCGGACGCGCCGGGCGAGGCGCTGTTCGACTTCCTGCGCTCGATGGTGCGGTGGGGCGAAACCGACCAGGGGCTGGTCGACGCGCTCGCCGGTCTCGGGATCGACGTCAACGCCCTGGTGCCCGATGTCGAAGAGGAATTCCTGGCGCTGCTGGGCCAGCTGCTGGCCGCCGCGCAAGGTGCCGGCGCCGTTCGTGCCGACGTCACGCCCTCGGATGTGAAGACGCTGCTCGTGGCGGCGAACGCCGCGCAGCGGTACAGCGCGGACGCCGCCGACCGCGTCGTCGAATTGATGATGGACGGACTCCGGCCTCGTCAGTAG
- a CDS encoding SDR family NAD(P)-dependent oxidoreductase produces MTKWTTANIPDQTGRTAVITGANTGLGYETAAALAAKNAHVVLAVRNLDKGKDAVDRIRQATPDADVVLQELDLSSLQSVRETAEQLKSEYPAIDLLINNAGVMWTPKQTTADGFEMQFGTNHLGHFALTGLLLDQLLTVPGSRVVTVSSLGHRIRAAIHFDDLQWEQRYNRVEAYGQSKLANLLFTYELQRRLTGAETVALAAHPGGSNTELARHVPLPPAVLSPIAERLFQSAAMGALPTLRAATDPAAFGGQYYGPDGRFQQTGHPKVVGSSDQSHDTELQQRLWAVSEELTGVTFPV; encoded by the coding sequence ATGACCAAGTGGACTACCGCCAACATCCCTGACCAGACCGGACGCACCGCCGTCATCACCGGCGCGAACACCGGCCTCGGCTACGAGACGGCCGCAGCGCTCGCGGCCAAGAACGCACACGTCGTGCTCGCGGTCCGCAATCTCGACAAAGGTAAGGACGCCGTCGACCGCATCCGGCAGGCCACCCCCGACGCCGACGTCGTCCTCCAGGAACTCGACCTCAGCTCGTTGCAGTCGGTCCGGGAAACCGCCGAACAGCTGAAGTCCGAATACCCGGCGATCGACCTGCTGATCAACAACGCCGGCGTGATGTGGACGCCGAAGCAGACCACCGCCGACGGCTTCGAGATGCAGTTCGGCACCAACCACCTGGGCCACTTCGCGCTGACCGGACTCCTGCTCGACCAGCTCCTGACCGTGCCCGGCTCGCGCGTCGTGACGGTCAGCAGCCTGGGCCACCGGATTCGCGCCGCGATCCACTTCGACGATCTGCAGTGGGAGCAGCGCTACAACCGGGTGGAGGCCTATGGCCAGTCCAAGCTCGCCAATCTGCTGTTCACCTATGAACTGCAGCGCCGGCTGACGGGCGCCGAGACCGTCGCCCTCGCCGCCCACCCGGGCGGCTCCAACACCGAGCTGGCGCGGCACGTGCCGCTGCCGCCCGCCGTCCTCTCGCCCATCGCGGAGCGGTTGTTCCAGAGTGCCGCCATGGGCGCTCTGCCCACCCTGCGCGCCGCGACCGATCCGGCCGCGTTCGGTGGCCAGTACTACGGCCCGGACGGGCGGTTCCAGCAGACCGGCCACCCGAAGGTCGTCGGCTCGAGCGACCAGTCCCACGACACCGAGCTGCAGCAGCGGCTGTGGGCGGTATCCGAGGAACTGACCGGGGTGACGTTCCCGGTCTGA
- a CDS encoding pentapeptide repeat-containing protein — protein MSMIRSTVLVGAAVAGAGAIALLGAGAASADSGINLGPGSNDGVLNGGAFNTGVLNFGVGNKGILNLGNGNTGVANMGNLNTGIVNIGNGSGGVVTVGDGRNGLLNIGYPH, from the coding sequence ATGTCGATGATCCGTTCAACCGTCCTCGTGGGTGCGGCAGTGGCCGGTGCCGGTGCAATCGCGCTGCTCGGCGCAGGCGCGGCGTCCGCCGACTCCGGCATCAACCTCGGGCCCGGCAGCAACGACGGTGTGCTCAACGGCGGCGCCTTCAACACCGGCGTCCTCAACTTCGGTGTCGGAAACAAGGGCATCCTGAACCTCGGCAATGGGAACACCGGCGTCGCCAACATGGGCAACCTGAACACCGGCATCGTCAATATCGGTAACGGGAGCGGCGGCGTCGTCACGGTGGGCGACGGGCGCAACGGGCTGCTGAACATCGGCTACCCCCACTAG
- a CDS encoding plasmid pRiA4b ORF-3 family protein — protein MSGGGVDLSMLQQLMADAGRDLFAGVFDEPTPEVGAVPERVRGFRVRVDLMYAKPPIWRRLVLPGDLVLDELHDVLQVAMGWQDGHLHKFGVGADRRTRAYFVTRFDLSEGDDGLVEDGVRLDQVVSGKGDRLFYDYDFGDGWEHVLVVEDVLDDPPSAPVCLAGKMACPPEDCGGLGGYEELAAWVRGGYDPRATPMGLGAQEMRDWLPRGWHPDRFSVTETNDALAASNMR, from the coding sequence GTGTCCGGGGGTGGTGTGGACCTGTCGATGCTGCAACAGCTGATGGCCGATGCTGGCCGGGATTTGTTCGCGGGAGTGTTCGATGAACCGACACCCGAGGTGGGAGCTGTGCCGGAGCGTGTGCGGGGTTTCCGGGTGCGGGTCGACCTGATGTACGCCAAGCCGCCGATCTGGCGTCGTCTGGTCCTGCCGGGTGACCTCGTGCTCGATGAGCTGCATGACGTGCTGCAGGTTGCGATGGGCTGGCAGGACGGTCATCTGCATAAGTTCGGTGTCGGGGCGGACCGGCGTACCCGTGCCTACTTCGTCACCAGATTTGATCTCAGCGAAGGCGACGACGGTCTCGTCGAGGACGGTGTGCGCCTGGATCAGGTGGTCTCCGGTAAGGGCGACCGGTTGTTCTATGACTACGACTTCGGCGACGGATGGGAGCACGTGCTGGTGGTCGAAGACGTTCTCGATGATCCACCTTCGGCTCCGGTGTGCCTGGCGGGCAAGATGGCCTGCCCGCCGGAGGATTGTGGTGGCTTGGGCGGCTATGAGGAATTGGCTGCGTGGGTTCGTGGCGGGTACGACCCGCGGGCAACACCGATGGGGCTGGGTGCGCAGGAGATGCGCGACTGGCTGCCCCGAGGCTGGCACCCCGATCGTTTCTCGGTGACCGAGACCAATGACGCTCTGGCCGCGTCGAATATGCGTTGA
- a CDS encoding PGRS repeat-containing protein, which produces MGKHRAVGTNSWWSAAGPLAAAGLTSAAFASAGVMLLLGPDSPTMQSVTADIRLVNTESAGGDSGAKSGTSGATKATDGKTKNANKPKPSTKPSTKPKPSTEPGGTASSGTTTDTPRTPRQQAQDRMRQYADDARKALNDLAKGVKPPKHAAPGTGSDSGAGNTSTQQPRHSRGPRTTGAQKPDTADKPNATSAVGPKQPHTGATTGHNATEPGTAAGATTPATPTGPSTSAAATPGTGAVITAPTTKTFNPITGLLSAVGLGTMLAPDAPTHPDQMPGVWAVMAWVRRQVEYGAPKRLHPSAPHSVAATAPPAGTNPLGAVNPLAATDPKAAPAPLGAVNPLAAINPLAAVNPLAAIGPLALPTFVDPTVIVANWIYQNVHFGVQAWINSPIGFVVDTGINLLAGQYLIGNGANGNLINPNGGNGGLWFGDGGKGYSSGLPGVTGGNGGNARGFGNGGSGGAGYSGFGIFTPTAGGNGGNAGGIGHGGTGGKGGDGANGADGLAALGQNGGNGQTGANGGDGGNGGHIFGIGGRGGAGGKAGNGGHGGSGVLGGGALGGGGNGGDGGNGGVGGKGGKKVGFIGSVGAGGTGGAAGFAGNGGNGSDGSSSLIPDGGKGGDGGNAGTAGAGGFNGSGTKRAATGNASATGGNGGKGGNGFDTITAIGVAGNGGAGGNGGSGGTAGNGGSGGAGGTGGNGANGLAALGENGPNGGHGGAGGNGGAGGTQSGNGGKGGAGGDAGNGGSGGSGVLGGGALGGGGNGGIGGNGGGGGKGGAAAHGTVGAGGQGGAAGNGGNGGNGSDGSSSLIPDGGKGGNGGNAGTSGVGGFNGAGVSQAANGTGGNGGNGGKGGNGFNTITAIGVAGNGGAGGNGGSGGSNGNGGSGGGGGIGGSGADGLAALGENGPNGGHGGAGGSGGAGGTNAGNGGTGGVGGAGGDGGSGGSGVLGGGALGGGGKGGNGGNGGVGGKGGAAAHGTVGSGGKGGAAGNGSNGGDGSDGSSSLIPDGGKGGDGGSAGTSGAGGFNGAGVSQAASGAGGNGGNGGKGGNGFNTITAVGVAGNGGAGGNGGSGGSNGNGGNGGAGGIGGNGANGLAALGENGPNGGHGGAGGSGGAGGTNAGNGGTGGIGGKGGNGGSGGSGVLGGNTGGSGGAGGNGGAGGKGGAAAHGTVGNGGKGGNAGNGGTGGAGSDGISSIQRNGGTGGTGGAAGNAGAGGFNGAGASQAANGVGGNGGDGGKGGNGFDALTILGTAGRGGDGGAGGAGGLTGNGGAGGAGGTGGNGADGTIGASLGATGLSGTAGGAGGNGGIGGAGGTVSGVGGGGGAGGTGGTGGSGGVGGLPAFGSNNAAGISGGGGFGGTGGAGGAGGNGGAGGFSANGLDGAGGTGGVGGNGGIGGDGQTGANGIPFINGNAGATGGVGGHGGAAGAGGSGGSSGDNVGGAGGDGGVGGVGGTGGDGGNGYNDNITQWGNGGNGGAGGTGGTSGNGGNGGTGATTGAGGDGPAGGAGGAGGSGGANGGHGTHDGTDGATGSAGGSGSGGTGNPAGGSGVLI; this is translated from the coding sequence GTGGGCAAGCACAGGGCAGTGGGGACGAACAGCTGGTGGAGTGCGGCAGGACCGCTCGCTGCCGCAGGGTTGACGAGCGCGGCCTTCGCCAGCGCCGGTGTCATGCTGCTGCTGGGGCCTGACTCGCCGACGATGCAGTCGGTGACGGCGGACATCCGGCTCGTCAACACCGAGAGCGCCGGCGGCGACAGCGGCGCCAAGTCGGGCACTTCCGGCGCAACCAAGGCGACCGACGGCAAGACCAAGAACGCGAACAAGCCCAAGCCGTCGACGAAGCCGTCCACGAAGCCGAAGCCGTCCACCGAACCCGGTGGCACAGCGTCGTCCGGCACCACGACCGACACCCCGCGCACCCCACGCCAGCAGGCGCAGGACCGTATGCGCCAGTACGCGGACGATGCCCGCAAAGCCCTGAACGACCTGGCCAAGGGCGTCAAGCCGCCGAAGCACGCCGCGCCCGGCACCGGCAGCGACTCGGGCGCCGGCAACACCAGCACCCAGCAGCCCCGGCACTCCCGCGGCCCGCGGACAACCGGCGCCCAGAAGCCCGACACCGCAGACAAGCCGAATGCCACCTCGGCGGTCGGCCCCAAGCAGCCCCATACCGGCGCAACCACCGGGCACAACGCCACCGAACCGGGCACCGCGGCGGGCGCCACGACCCCGGCGACGCCGACCGGCCCGTCCACGTCTGCGGCGGCGACCCCGGGGACCGGGGCGGTCATCACGGCCCCCACGACCAAGACGTTCAACCCCATCACCGGCCTGCTGTCGGCGGTCGGCCTTGGCACGATGCTCGCCCCCGACGCGCCGACCCATCCCGACCAGATGCCCGGCGTCTGGGCCGTGATGGCGTGGGTCCGCCGCCAGGTCGAGTACGGCGCCCCCAAGCGGTTGCACCCGAGCGCCCCGCACTCGGTGGCTGCCACCGCCCCGCCCGCGGGGACCAACCCGCTGGGCGCCGTCAACCCACTCGCGGCAACCGACCCGAAGGCCGCGCCCGCTCCCCTGGGCGCGGTCAACCCGCTCGCCGCCATCAACCCGCTGGCCGCGGTCAACCCGCTGGCCGCGATCGGGCCGCTGGCCCTGCCGACGTTCGTCGACCCGACGGTGATCGTCGCCAACTGGATTTACCAGAACGTGCACTTCGGCGTGCAGGCCTGGATCAACAGCCCCATCGGCTTCGTCGTCGACACCGGAATCAACCTGTTGGCCGGCCAGTACCTGATCGGCAACGGCGCCAACGGAAACCTGATCAACCCCAACGGCGGCAACGGCGGCCTGTGGTTCGGCGACGGCGGTAAGGGCTACTCGAGCGGCCTGCCCGGAGTAACCGGCGGTAACGGCGGCAATGCCCGCGGCTTCGGTAACGGCGGCTCGGGCGGCGCCGGCTACTCGGGCTTCGGCATCTTCACGCCGACGGCCGGCGGCAACGGCGGCAACGCCGGAGGCATCGGGCACGGCGGCACCGGCGGCAAGGGCGGCGACGGTGCCAATGGCGCCGACGGCCTTGCGGCGCTGGGCCAGAACGGCGGCAACGGCCAGACCGGCGCCAACGGCGGCGACGGCGGAAATGGCGGCCACATCTTCGGCATCGGCGGGCGCGGTGGCGCCGGCGGCAAGGCCGGCAACGGCGGTCACGGCGGCTCGGGCGTCCTCGGTGGCGGAGCTCTCGGCGGCGGCGGAAACGGTGGCGACGGCGGAAACGGCGGTGTCGGCGGCAAGGGCGGCAAGAAGGTCGGGTTCATCGGCTCGGTCGGCGCCGGCGGCACCGGCGGCGCGGCCGGATTCGCCGGCAATGGCGGCAACGGTTCCGACGGCAGCTCGTCGCTGATCCCCGACGGCGGCAAGGGCGGTGACGGCGGCAACGCCGGCACCGCGGGTGCCGGCGGCTTCAACGGCAGCGGCACGAAGCGGGCCGCGACCGGCAACGCCAGTGCCACCGGCGGCAACGGCGGTAAGGGCGGCAACGGATTCGACACCATCACCGCGATCGGTGTCGCGGGCAACGGCGGCGCCGGCGGTAACGGCGGCTCCGGCGGGACCGCGGGCAATGGCGGTAGCGGCGGCGCGGGCGGCACCGGTGGCAACGGCGCCAATGGCCTTGCCGCACTTGGGGAGAACGGTCCCAACGGCGGCCACGGCGGCGCCGGCGGCAACGGTGGCGCGGGCGGTACCCAGTCCGGCAACGGCGGCAAGGGTGGCGCCGGTGGCGACGCCGGCAACGGCGGCAGCGGCGGTTCGGGTGTCCTCGGTGGCGGAGCCCTCGGCGGCGGCGGAAACGGCGGCATCGGCGGTAACGGCGGCGGTGGCGGCAAGGGCGGCGCCGCGGCCCACGGCACCGTGGGGGCCGGCGGCCAGGGTGGCGCGGCCGGTAATGGCGGCAACGGTGGCAATGGCTCTGACGGCAGCTCGTCGCTGATCCCCGACGGTGGCAAGGGCGGTAACGGTGGCAATGCCGGCACCTCGGGCGTCGGCGGCTTCAACGGCGCGGGCGTCAGCCAGGCCGCGAATGGCACGGGTGGCAACGGCGGCAACGGCGGCAAGGGCGGCAACGGGTTCAACACCATCACCGCGATCGGCGTGGCGGGTAACGGTGGCGCCGGCGGCAACGGTGGTTCCGGCGGATCCAACGGCAACGGTGGTAGCGGCGGCGGGGGCGGCATCGGCGGTAGCGGTGCCGATGGCCTTGCCGCACTTGGGGAGAACGGCCCCAACGGCGGCCACGGCGGTGCCGGCGGCAGCGGCGGCGCCGGTGGCACGAACGCCGGCAACGGCGGCACCGGTGGTGTCGGCGGCGCGGGTGGTGACGGCGGCAGTGGCGGCTCGGGCGTGCTCGGCGGCGGAGCCCTCGGCGGCGGCGGCAAGGGCGGCAACGGCGGTAACGGCGGCGTCGGTGGTAAGGGCGGCGCGGCCGCGCACGGCACCGTCGGTAGTGGCGGCAAGGGCGGCGCAGCCGGTAACGGCAGCAACGGTGGCGACGGCTCCGACGGCAGTTCGTCGCTGATCCCCGACGGCGGCAAGGGTGGTGACGGCGGCAGCGCCGGCACCTCGGGTGCCGGTGGCTTCAACGGCGCGGGCGTCAGCCAGGCCGCAAGTGGTGCCGGTGGCAACGGCGGCAACGGCGGTAAGGGCGGCAACGGGTTCAACACCATCACCGCAGTCGGCGTCGCGGGTAACGGCGGTGCCGGCGGCAACGGTGGTTCCGGCGGCTCCAACGGCAACGGTGGCAATGGCGGCGCCGGTGGAATCGGCGGTAACGGCGCCAATGGCCTTGCCGCACTTGGAGAGAACGGCCCCAACGGCGGCCACGGCGGCGCCGGCGGCAGCGGCGGCGCCGGTGGCACGAACGCCGGCAACGGCGGCACCGGTGGTATCGGCGGCAAGGGCGGTAACGGCGGTAGCGGCGGCTCGGGTGTCCTCGGCGGCAACACCGGTGGCTCCGGTGGTGCGGGCGGTAACGGCGGCGCCGGCGGCAAGGGCGGCGCGGCCGCCCACGGCACCGTCGGCAATGGCGGCAAGGGTGGCAACGCCGGAAACGGCGGCACCGGTGGTGCCGGGTCCGACGGCATTTCGTCGATCCAGCGCAACGGCGGCACGGGCGGTACCGGTGGCGCCGCGGGCAACGCGGGCGCCGGTGGGTTCAACGGCGCCGGCGCCAGCCAGGCCGCCAACGGCGTAGGCGGTAACGGAGGTGACGGCGGCAAGGGCGGCAACGGCTTCGACGCCCTCACCATCCTGGGCACCGCCGGCCGCGGTGGCGACGGCGGCGCCGGCGGTGCGGGTGGCCTGACCGGCAACGGTGGCGCGGGTGGCGCCGGCGGTACCGGTGGCAACGGCGCCGACGGGACCATCGGAGCGTCGCTGGGCGCCACGGGTCTGTCCGGCACCGCCGGTGGTGCCGGAGGTAACGGTGGCATCGGCGGGGCCGGCGGCACCGTCTCGGGTGTCGGCGGTGGCGGCGGTGCCGGTGGCACGGGCGGCACCGGCGGGTCGGGCGGCGTCGGCGGGCTCCCGGCCTTCGGGTCAAACAACGCGGCCGGTATCAGCGGCGGCGGTGGCTTCGGTGGCACGGGCGGCGCGGGCGGTGCCGGCGGCAACGGCGGCGCCGGCGGATTCTCCGCTAACGGCCTCGACGGCGCCGGTGGTACCGGTGGCGTCGGCGGCAACGGCGGTATCGGCGGCGACGGTCAGACCGGCGCAAACGGCATTCCGTTCATCAACGGCAATGCCGGTGCCACCGGCGGTGTGGGTGGCCACGGCGGCGCCGCGGGCGCCGGCGGCAGCGGCGGCTCCTCCGGCGACAACGTCGGTGGTGCCGGCGGCGACGGCGGCGTCGGTGGTGTCGGCGGAACCGGTGGCGACGGCGGCAACGGCTACAACGACAACATCACCCAGTGGGGCAACGGTGGCAACGGCGGGGCCGGCGGCACCGGTGGCACCAGTGGCAATGGCGGTAACGGCGGCACCGGTGCGACAACTGGCGCCGGTGGCGACGGTCCCGCCGGCGGGGCCGGAGGCGCGGGCGGTTCGGGCGGCGCCAACGGCGGTCACGGCACCCACGACGGCACCGACGGCGCCACCGGCAGCGCCGGCGGCAGTGGTTCGGGGGGCACCGGCAACCCGGCCGGCGGCTCCGGCGTCCTGATCTAG
- a CDS encoding M24 family metallopeptidase, with product MRAARLLDAQDKAAELFVAIDERGLIRPGVGERQVTDEIRDLAAEILGVTRHWHKRIVHGGENTLATARDNPPDRVIADDDIVFVDLGPLFEEWEADFGRTFVIGDDPRKLALRNDLPKVWEAARAHFESTPDITGAQLFEHVVGLSRAAGWEFGGAIAGHLVGEFPHEKIRGHEIDSYVAPGSDRPMRRLDSQGRQCHWILEVHLVDPGRQFGGFQEELLDLRR from the coding sequence ATGCGGGCCGCGCGGCTTCTGGATGCCCAGGACAAGGCGGCGGAACTGTTCGTCGCCATCGACGAGCGTGGGTTGATCCGGCCCGGCGTCGGCGAGCGTCAGGTGACCGACGAGATCCGTGATCTGGCGGCCGAAATCCTCGGCGTCACGCGGCACTGGCACAAGCGGATCGTGCATGGCGGCGAGAACACGCTGGCGACCGCGCGGGACAACCCGCCCGACCGGGTGATCGCCGACGACGACATCGTGTTCGTCGACCTCGGCCCGCTGTTCGAGGAGTGGGAAGCCGACTTCGGCCGCACCTTCGTGATCGGTGACGACCCACGAAAGTTGGCCTTGCGCAACGACTTACCGAAGGTGTGGGAAGCGGCGCGGGCCCACTTCGAGTCGACTCCGGATATCACCGGCGCGCAGCTGTTCGAGCACGTCGTCGGGTTGAGTCGAGCTGCCGGCTGGGAATTCGGCGGCGCCATCGCCGGACACCTCGTGGGGGAGTTCCCGCACGAGAAGATCCGCGGCCACGAGATCGACTCCTATGTGGCGCCCGGCTCGGACCGGCCGATGCGGCGCCTGGATTCCCAAGGGCGGCAATGCCATTGGATTCTCGAGGTGCACCTCGTCGACCCGGGCCGGCAGTTCGGCGGGTTCCAGGAGGAGTTGTTGGATCTACGGAGGTGA